CGCGGCAGCTCCTACAAGCCGCCCGCCTGGATCGCCACTCTCGCCCAGATCCACAAAAAACAGACCATGACCGTCCCGGTCCGCAAGCTCCCACTTCCAGGTGCTCAAGCCGCAAACCCCAAATCCGATAAAACGGACAAGCCAGACAAGATGGACAAACCCCAGCCATCGGCAGTTCTAGCTAAACAGCACAATCCTTTACCTTTAAAGCTGTTCTTCCTTCTGGTCTCAATCGGCCTCTTTATCTCGACCCTCTCCGGGCTATACATGTCCTACCGCTACAGCCGCAACCGCAAGCTCATCACCGCGCTCCTCATCACCGGAGTCGTCATCCCCATAGCCCTGCTCTACCTCTGACCACCAACGCAAAAAAGC
This region of Edaphobacter dinghuensis genomic DNA includes:
- a CDS encoding PepSY domain-containing protein, translated to MARKHLFLHYTRYTHLYLGVFIAPALLFFAFTGALQTFSLHETTRGSSYKPPAWIATLAQIHKKQTMTVPVRKLPLPGAQAANPKSDKTDKPDKMDKPQPSAVLAKQHNPLPLKLFFLLVSIGLFISTLSGLYMSYRYSRNRKLITALLITGVVIPIALLYL